A window of Nonomuraea angiospora genomic DNA:
AGGCCGCCGCCCGCTCCGCCGACTCCAGGTCCGTGACCTGCACGCCGGTCAGCACGGTGGCCTCGCTCTCGTTCGGCGTCACGATGTCGAGATACGGCCACACGTCTTCCGGCAACTCCTGGGCGGGCGCCGGGTCCAGGACCACGGTCAGCCCGGCCGCCGCGCCCTCCCGCGCCGCGTGGCAGGCGACCTCCGTCCGGATCTCGAGCTGGAGCAGCAGGACGCCGACCCGGTCGCGGACGCGCTCGATGCTCTCCGTGACCATCGCCTCGTCGAGGGAGGCGTTGGCGAGCGCCGTGATGACGATGTCGTTCTCGCCCGAGGCGTCCACCCGGATGTGGGCGACGCCCGTGCGGCCCTCGACCGTGCGGACCTCGGTGAGCGTGACGCCGTGCGTCTCCAGGCCGGACAGCACGATGTCGCGGAACGGGTCCTGGCCCACGCAGGCGGCCATCCAGGTCGGCGCGCCCGAGTGGGCCGCGGCCACGGCCTGGTTCGCGCCCTTGCCGCCGAGCACGAGGGTGAAGTCGTCGCCGAGCACGGTCTCACCGCGCCGCGGCAGCCGCCGGCTGAACGCCGTGACGTCCGCGGTGATGCTCCCGACGACGAGAACACCGGTGGGTTCCATGGGGGTTCCTCCAGATTCGGGGATGGGTGACCCGAGGGCACGGCCCATGCGCCGTGTCCTTGCGGGTGCGGGGTCGATCAGATCCCGGCGGGGTGCCAGACCGTCTTGGTCTCCATGAACGCGGTCATGCGTCTCGTCCCTTGGTCCTCCGCCGCGGTGAGCACGCGTTTGAAGTTCTCGGCCGCGGCCTGCTCGCAGGCCTGCTTCAGCTCGGGGGCCGCCACGCCGGTGAGGTCGAGCCCGTTGACGTCCATGTGCGCCGCCAGCCCCGGGGCCAGCTCGGCCTGGTGCCCGGTGAGGAGGTTCACCACCCCGCCCGGCAGGTCGGAGGTGGCCAGCACTTCGGCGAACGTGATCGCGGGCAGCGGCGCCCGCTCCGCGGCGACCACGACGCAGGTGTTGCCGGTGACGATCACGGGTGCGACGGCGGTGACGAGGCCGAGCAAGGGCTCGGCGGGCGCGATGACCGCGACCACCCCGACCGGTTCCGGCGAGGACAGGTTGAGGTACGGACCCGCGACCGGGTTGGCCGTCCCGCGCACGGCGGCGATCTTGTCGGACCAGCCCGCGTACCAGACGAGCCGGTCGACGGTGGCGTCCACCTGCTCCAGCGCCTGCTTGCGCGGGCCGCCGAGCTCGTCGGCGAACTGGGCGCGGCGGCCCTCCAGCATCTCGGCGACCCGGTAGAGGATCTGGCCCCGGTTGTAGGCGGTGGCGCCCGACCAGCCGGGGAACGCCTTGCGCGCGGCCACCACGGCGTCACGGGCGTCCTTGCGCGAGGCCCTGGCGGCGTGCTCCGTTCTGGTCACGGGGTAGGACCTCCCGCTCTCCGAGCGCGGGAACGCTCCACCGATGAAGAGCTTGTACGTTTTGCGCACGGTCACGCGTCGATCAGACATCGAGGTAGGCCTCCAATCCGTGCAAGCCGCCCTCGCGGCCGTATCCGGACTCCTTGTAACCGCCGAACGGCGAGGCCGGGTCGAACTTGTTGAACGTGTTGGCCCAGACGACCCCGGCCCGCAGCTTGTCGGCCATCCACAGGATGCGTGAGCCCTTCTCGGTCCAGATGCCGGCCGAGAGCCCGTACGGGGTGTTGTTGGCCTTCTCCACCGCCTCGGCGGGGGTGCGGAACGTCAGCACGGACAGCACCGGCCCGAAGATCTCGTCCCGGGCGATGGTGTGCGACTGCGCGACCCCGGTGAAGATCGTGGGCGGGAACCAGAACCCCCGCTCGGGCAGCTCACACGCCGGCGACCAGCGCTCGGCGCCCTCCGACTCCCCGACCGCCGACAGCTCGCGGATCTTGGCCAGCTGCTCGGCCGAGTTAATCGCGCCCACGTCGGTGTTCTTGTCCAGCGGGTCACCCACCCGCAGCGTGGCCAGCCGCCGCTTCAACGACGCCAGCAGCTCCTCCTGGACCGACTCCTGAACCAGCAGCCGCGACCCGGCGCAACACACGTGACCCTGGTTGAAGAAGATCCCATTCACGATCCCCTCCACCGCCTGGTCGATCGCGGCGTCCTCGAACACGATGTTGGCCGCCTTGCCGCCCAGCTCCAAGGTCAGCTTCTTGCCGGTGCCCGCCACCGCGCGGGCGATGATCCGGCCGACCTCGGTCGAGCCGGTGAAGGCCACCTTGTCCACCTCCGGGTGGCCCACCACGGCCGCGCCGGTCTCGCCCGCGCCGGTCACGATGTTCACCACCCCCGGCGGCAGCTCGGCCTGCCGGCAGATGTCGGCGAACCACAACGCGCTCAGCGGCGTCGTCTCGGCCGGCTTGAGCACCACCGTGTTCCCGCACGCCAGCGCCGGCGCGATCTTCCAGGCCAGCATCAGCAGCGGGAAGTTCCACGGGATCACCTGCCCGGCCACGCCCAGCGGCTTCGTGCCGAACCCGGCGTACTCCAGCTTGTCGGCCCAGCCCGCGTAGTAGAAGAAGTGCGCCGCCACCAGCGGCACATCCACATCGCGCGACTCGCGGATCGGCTTGCCGTTGTCGAGCGACTCCAGCACCGCCAGCTCACGCGCCCGCTCCTGGATGATCCGCGCGATCCGGAACAGGTACTTGGCCCGCTCCGCGCCCGGCAGCGCCGACCAGCCGCCGAACGCCTTACGGGCGGCTCGCACCGCCCGGTCCACGTCGTCGGCCGAAGCGGTGGCGACCTCGGCCAGCGTCTCCTCGGTGGCCGGGTTGACCGTCTTGAACGGGGCGCCCGCCCCGTCCACGAACTCGCCGTCGATGAACAGCCCGTACGACGCCTTGATGTCGACCAGGTCACGCGACTCGGGCGCGGGGGCGTACTCGAAGATCGCCATCATCAGTCCAGGGTGAAGTAGTCGGGGCCGGCATACCGGCCGGTGGCCAGCTTCTGGCGCTGCATCAGCAGATCGTTCAGCAGCGAGGAGGCGCCCAGCCGGAACCAGTCCGGCGACAGCCAGTCATCGCCGGCCGTCTCGTGTACCAGCACCAGGTTCTTGATGGCGTCCTTGGTGGTGCGGATGCCGCCCGCGGGCTTCACGCCCACCTGCCGGCCGGTCGCGTCACGGAAGTCACGCACCGCCTCCAGCATGATCAGTGTCACCGGCAGGGTCGCGGCCGGGGCCACCTTGCCCGTGGAGGTCTTGATGAAGTCGGCGCCGGCCAGCATCGCCAGCCAGGACGCGCGTCGCACGTTGTCGTAGGTGGCCAGCTCGCCGGTCTCCAGGATCACCTTGAGATGCGCCGGGCCGCACGCGGCCTTGACCGCCACGATCTCCTCGAACACCTTCAGGTACCGGCCGGACAGGAACGCGCCCCGGTCGATCACCATGTCGATCTCGTCGGCGCCCGCCGCCACCGCCAGCGCGGTGTCGCTCACCTTGACCTCCAGCGAGGAACGGCCGCTGGGGAAGGCGGTGGCGACCGAGGCGACCTTGACGCCGGTCCCGGCCAGCGCCTGGACGGCGACCTCGACCAGGTCGGGGTAGACGCACACGGCGGCCACCCGGGGTGCGCCACCGCCGGGGTGGACGGCCTTGGTGCACATCGCCCGCACCTTGCCGGCCGTGTCGGCTCCTTCGAGGGTGGTCAGGTCGACCATGGAGATGGCCAGGTCGATGGCCTGCGCCTTGGCGGTGGTCTTGATCGAACGGGTGCCGAGCATCGCCGCCCGCTGGTCCGCGCCGACCCGGTCAACCCCGGGCAGGCCGTGCAGGAAAGCTCGCAACGCCGCCTCGGAAGAGGCCACGTCCGCGAGCGAAGTGGTCGCTACGCTCATCGCGATCGGGTCTTTCTCGTGCGTGAGGGGGCCGGCCAGCCGCCCGGCGGGGCGGTGGAGGCGCGTTCGATCAGCTTGGTGTCCAGGACGACGCGGCTGGCGTTGCCGCCGGTCTCGTCGGGGTCGAGCCGGCGCAGCAGCAGGCGCATGGCGAGCACGCCCTGCTCGACCATCGGCCGGTCGATGACGGTCAGGGGCGGCTTGAGCAGCGGGCCGGTGTCCAGGTCGTCGAAGCCGATCAGGCTGATCTGGCCGGGGATGTCGATCCGCATGTCGTGCAGCGCCTTGAGCACGCCCAGCGTCATGAGGTTGTTGGCGGCGAAGATGGCGGTGGGCGGCTCGGGCAGCGACAGCAGGGACAGCGTGAGCTGGTAGCCGCTGTGCTCCTTGAAGTCGCCGACCAGGTCGTACTCGGGCGGCACCTCGACGCCCGCCTGGGCGAGCGTCCCGACGAACCCTTCGCGCCGCAGCCGCCCGGGGGTGGTGTCCAGGGTGCCGCTGATCGCGGCCACCTTGGTGTGCCCGAGGGCCAGCAGGTGCTCGGCCGCCTGCTTGCCGCCGCCCTCGTTGTCGACCAGCACGGCGTCGAACCGTTCGCCGCCCGCCAGATCGCGGTCCACGAACACCAGGGGCACGTCGGCGTCGCGCACGTGCAGCGGCGTCTGATCCTGCTCGGTGGCGGGGGCGAGGATGATGCCGTCGACCCTGCGCACCAGGTCCGCCAGCACGTCGTCCTCCTGCTCGCTGCTCTCGTCGCTGTTGGCGAGCAGGATGCGGTAGGGCTCCGTACGGGTGACGGACTCCATGCCCTTGACCACCGCGGCGAAGTAGGGGTTCGTGATGTCCGGGACGACGACGCCGATCGTGTTCGTGCGCCCGGACTTCAGCGACTGCGCCGCGGCACTCGGCCAGTAGCCCAGCTCGTCGATGGCGGCCTGGATCGCCTCGTACGAGCGCACCCGCTGGCCCCGCAGGAAGCGCGAGACCGTGGCGGGAGAGACCCCCGCCCGAGCTGCTACGTCATGGATGGTGACCAAGTGAGCTCCAAACTGAAATCGATGTCAGTGATGATGGCAGGATCTGGCCACGGAGTGTCAATGCCATGTTTCCAAGTCGTTACTTACTCGGACATTTGCCCAAATCAGAGCCCCGTCCGCCCGCTCTCCCCATGGACTGACTGAAACCGTTATCAGTAGAACGGGCTTGACGGAAACATCGGATGTAGTGGCACTCGCCGGCGCGGCAGCAGATCCCCTGGAGTCCCCGTCCGGCACTCCCGCCCGTGACCGCCACAGCCGCCAGGGCCTGGGCTGGGAGAGCAGCTTCGGGCCGGGCCGCGCGACTGATTCGCAACTCAGGAAACCCTTGACCACATCCGATGTTTCGCCTACGTTACCCGCAAGTCGACAGTTGCGAAATCTTTCGCACAGCGCCTACACGACAGAGGGTGTCACGGATGTCCGATTCCCGTATCGACGAATTCCGGCAGCGCAGGTTCGGCCTGTTCATCCACTGGGGGCTCTACGCGCTGGCCGCCCGCCACGAGTGGGTCAAGCAGCGCGAGCACATGTCCGACGAGCAGTACCAGCGCTACTTCGAGCGCTTCGACCCCGATCTGTACGACCCCGACGCCTGGGCCGAGGCCGCGCAGCGCGCGGGGATGCGCTACACCGTGCTGACCTCCAAGCACCACGACGGCTTCTGCCTGTGGGACTCGGCCCTGACCGACTACTGCGTGAGCGGCACCCCGTACGGCAAGGACCTGATCGGCCCGTTCGTCGAGGCGTTCAGGGGCAGGGGCCTCGGGGTCGGGTTCTACTACTCGCTGCTGGACTGGCATCACCCGGACTTCCCGATCGACGGGCTGCACCCGTCGTACGTCGAGGGCGGCACGTTCCCCGACCGCGATGTCACGAAATATGCGGACTATCTGCATGGGCAGGTCGAGGAGCTGCTCACCCGCTACGGCCCCATCGACACGCTGTGGTTCGACTTCTCCTACGCCGGCCGGGTCAAGCAGGGCAAGCCGGTCTACGGCGGCAAGGGCAAGGCCGAGTGGCGCTCGGAGGAGCTGGTCGACAAGATCCGCCGCATCCAGCCGGACATCCTCATCAACAACCGGCTGGAGCTGCCGGGCGACTTCACCACGCCGGAGCAGTTCCAGCCCCCCGCCCCGCTGTCCACGGTCTGGGAGGCCTGCCAGACGCTGAACGGAAGCTGGGGCTACGACCGGGACAACAAGGCGTGGAAGTCGCCCGGCCTGCTGATCCGGATGCTGATCGACTCGGTCTCCAAGGACGGCAACCTGCTGCTCAACGTGGGGCCCAACGGCCGGGGCGAGTTCGAGCCCCGGGCGCTCGACACGCTGCGGGAGATCGGCGACTGGATGCGGCTGCACGGCCGGTCGATCCACGGGGCGGGGACGAGCCGGTTCCAGGCTCCCGAGCACTGCCGCTACACCCAGCGCGGCGACCGGCTCTACGTGCACGTCTTCTCCTGGCCGTACCGGCACCTGCACCTGCCGGGGCTGGCGGGCAAGGTCCGCTACGCGCAGCTGCTCAACGACGCCTCGGAGATCCGCATGTGGGCGCCCGACCCGAAGGTCGACAACGGGAACGTCAACTTCTTCACGATCCCCGAGGGCACCCTCACCCTCGAGCTTCCCGTGGAGCCGCCGGACGTGGCCGTCCCGGTGATCGAGCTCTTCCTCTGAAAAGGCTGAAAGGCGATACCCCCCATGGACAACCCCCTGCGCGGCCTGAACACCGCCGGCCTGAACCGGCGCCAGCTGCTCAGCCTCGCCGCCATGGCCGCGGCGGCCGTACCCCTCACCGCCTGCGGGAGCGGCGAGCGCACCCGCCAGGCCGGCCCGGCCTCCTCGGCGTCCGGCGACTCCGCGGTCATCAACCCGGACCGGCCGGAGAGCGCGCTGTTCCCCTACGCCGAGGCGGAGAAGCTCTTCGACTCGCTGCCCTGGCCCAAGACCGACGTGCCGGAGCCCACGTCCAAGGTCACCGTCACCGTCGCGATCATCCCGGGCCAGCGGCACGAGGTGCGGCACGCGCAGTTCGCCAAGTTCATCAAGAAGCGGCATCCGAACATCGAGATCAAGGTGGAGGTCACGCCGTTCGACGACTTCCGCACCAAGTACCTGACGGGCGCCGCCAGCGGCGTGCTGCCCGACATCATGTACTCGCAGTTCCAGTGGGGGCAGAGCTTCATCAAGAACAACCTGTACCTGCCGCTGGACGACTACATCGCGGCCACGCCCGAGTTCAACCGCGCGGACTTCTCCAAGGCGGCGCTCAGCTACTGGGAACGTGACGGCAAGCTCTACGCGCTGGGCACCGACTCGGCGCCCAAGCTGCTCTTCTACAACAAGGAGATCTTCGAGAAGGCGGGCGCGAAGGTCCCCGACGCCTCCTGGACCTGGGACAAGCTCATGGAGGCGGCACGCGGGCTGGTCTCGGGCACGGGCGCGCAGAAGGTCTTCGGGTTCACGCCGGTGCCCAAACCCACCAGTGACCTCACCGCGACGTTCCTGCTCGCCCACGGCGGCCGCTACCTGACGGCCGACGAGACCAGGTGCGTGATCCAGGAGCCGGCCAGCCGCGACATCCTCAAGCGCTGGATCGACCTGCTGATCAAGGACAAGGCGATGCCCGACCTGGCCGAGACGCAGGCGACGGCGAAGGTGGAGCCGTTCACGCTGGGCCGGGGCGCCCTGTACGTCGGCGGCGCGTGGAACATCGTCACCCTGCTCACCCTGCCCGCCGAGCAGCAGTTCGAGTGGAGCCTGACGCACGTGCCCAGCGGTCCCGAGGGCCGGTTCACCCCGGTCCTGGGCAGCGCCTTCGGCATCACCAGCAGGACGCGCAACCCCGAGGCGGCGTGGATCGTGCTCAACTCCCTGCGCTCCTACGCCGGCCACCGGTTCTTCCTCGACACCCCGCCGTCGCGGCTGTCGGCGTTCGAGGAGAACCTCCAGGACCTCAAGCTCGACAAGGAGGTGATCGACACCACCAAGGACTCGCTGCACAAGTACGGCACCAGCGACGGCGTGCTGCGCCTGCCCGCGACGCCCAAGCTCGAGGACCTGACCAAGCCGATCTGGGAACGGGTCATGTCGGGGTCGCTGTCGGTGGACGAGGGGCTCAAGCAGGTCGCCGAGCGGGTCACGCCGATGCTCGCGGAGAACGTCTGATCATGGCCGCCTCCCCGCTCGCCCGGCGCGAGGCCCGCCGGTTCCACCTGTTCGCCCTGCCGTGGAGCATCGGCTTCGTCTTCTTCACCGGCGGGCCCATCGTCGTGTCGCTGGTGCTCAGCTTCACCCGCTACGAGCTGCTGGAGTCCCCGCGGTGGGTGGGCCTGGACAACTACGCCCAGCTGCTGCGCGACCCCGACTTCTGGATGGCGACGCGGAACACCGTGTACTTCGGCGCCGCCTCCGCCGCGGCCGGTGTCGTCTACAGCCTCGCCGCGGCGCTGCTGCTCAACATCAAGGTGCGCGGGCAGGCGATCTTCCGGACGATCATCTACATGCCGTCAGTGATCTCCGGCATCGCCACCGCCCTCCTCTGGATCCACGTGCTCCATCCCGACTACGGCCTGGTCAACTACCTGATCGGCCTCGTGGGCGTGCAGGGGCCCGGGTGGTTGACCGACGCGAGCTGGGCGATCCCCGGCCTGGTCATCATGACGACCTGGACCACCGGGAACGCGATGATCATCTTCCTGGCCGGGCTGCAGGGCGTGCCCGCCTCGCTGTACGAGGCCGCGCACATCGACGGCGCCGGCTGGTGGAGCAGGTTCAGGCACGTGACGGTCCCGATGATGTCGCCGGTCATCTTCTTCAACCTGGTCGTGGGCTTCATCGGCAGCCTGCAGGCGTACCAGCTCATCCTGTTCATGACCGACGGAGGGCCGGCCAACTCCACCCTGGTCCTGGGCCTGTACGTCTACCGCTACGCCTTCAAGTACTTCGAGATGGGCTACGCCTCGACGATCGCCTGGGCGCTGTTCTTCCTCGTCATCGTGTTCACCGTGATCCAGTTCGGGCTCGCGCGCCGCTGGGTCCACTACGAGGTCAAGTAGGTCACGAGATGGCAATCAAGGTCCTGCCCGCACAGGCCCGCCCGGTGGCGAAGCGGCCCGTCGCCCCCGCCCAGGCCGAGCGGATCCGCCGGGTCCAGCGGCTGACGGCCTACGCGCTCCTCGTCCTGGCCTCGGCGGCCAGCCTGCTCCCGCTGCTGTGGATGCTGACCACCGCGCTCAAACCGGCCGGAGCCGTGCTGGAGTTTCCGCCGAGGTTCCTCCCCGACGTCTTCACCTGGTCCAACTTCCCCGACGCGTGGACGAGCCTGCCCTTCAACACCTTCCTGGTCAACAGCGTCGTGGTGACCACGCTGTCGATCGTGGGCAACCTCATCTCCTGCATCCTGCCCGCCTACGCCTTCGCGCGGCTGCGCTCGCGGATGCGCGGCATGGCCTTCACGCTGATGCTGGGCACGATGATGATCCCCGCACAGGTGGTCATCGTGCCGAGGTTCCTGCTGTTCTCCCAGCTGGACCTGGTGGACACCTTCTGGCCGCTGTTCCTGCCCAACTTCTTCGGCACCGCGCTGTACATCTTCCTGCTCAGGCAGTTCTTCACCACGATCCCGCAGGAGCTGGTGGAGGCGGCGCGCATCGACGGCGCGGGAGAGCTGCGGATCCTGTGGCGGATCATGATCCCGCTGTCCAAGCCGGCGATCGCGACCGTGACGCTGCTGTCGTTCGTCGGGGCCTGGGGCGAGTACATCGATCCGCTCATCTACCTGCGCTCCACGGAGAACTACACGATCCCGCTCGGCATCTCGCTGTTCCGCGGCCAGTACTCCGACGACTACAACCTCATGATGGCGGTGTCCATACTCGCCCTGGTCCCGGTCATCGCGGTGTTCCTGGCGGCGCAGAAGTACTTCATCAGGGGGATCATGCTCACCGGCATGGCGGGCAGGTAGGACACCGTTTGCGAAACATGGCGAAAACTGGCGGCGTTCCGGAGCGCCACGCCCGTCACTCCGCCCACGCCTCCTTGCCGGTGGTGACCGGGCCGCCGGTCTTCGCCGACTCCCCGATGGCCAGGCTGAGCAGGTGGTCCTGGCAGGCCTCGGCCAGCGGGTACGGCGGTGGCCCCTCCTGGCGGGCCCAGGCGCCCGTGCGTTCGAGGAGGTCCGCCACCGCGATGTCGTCGTCCGACCGGGACGCGCCCTCGAACGGGTTGCGGTAGACCACCCGCCCGTCGAAGCTGATGTGCTTGAGGTCGCGCAGCTCCAGGTTGAGGTCGACGCCGGTGTCCCGCCGGATCAGCGCGGACTCCACCGGCGTCGTGGGGTCGACCAGCCGGATCACCCGGTCGTCGACCAGCTCGCCGATCGAGCCGCGCACCACGATGCGCCGCGTCCGCAGGGGATTCCACCACTGGTTGTCGGTGAAGTCGTACAGGCCCATCCTGCCGCCGAAGTCGAGGGTGGCGATGGTCGTGGTCAGCCGCTGCGGCGTGTCGTCGCCGCTCCACCCGCCGAACCCCAGCGGGTCGGCGAGCGGCGCCTCGAACGCGCCGGCGCGCACCTCGGCGGCCTCGAACCCGATGCCCAGCAGGCCGCGGATCAGCGACACCGCGTGATAGAGGTGGGTCGAGGAGACCTGGACCGAGGTCGGCTCGCCGATCACGCCCTCCCGGACGAGCGCCAGCCGGGCCGCGTGCCCGGGCATCAGCAGATACTGCTCGGCCACCTGGACCAGACCAGTGCCGCCCACGTCCCGCCACAACGAGCGCAGCCCGGCCAGGTCCGGCGCGGGTGGCGTCTCGGCGAGGACCGGGATCCCGTGCCCGGCCACCTCTCGGATCGCGTCCGGCATCGCGGCCCACGGCACCGCCGCGGCGAGGTAGTCGGGCCGCTCGTGCCGCAGCAGCTCGCCGATCGAGCGGAAGGCCGGCACACCCCATTCGGCGGTGACCTCTTCGGCCCGCTCCGCGCTGCGGGTCACGACGCCGCCGACCCGCAGCCGGTCCGGCATCGCCGCCGCCAGCCGCAGGAAGAACCGGGTCCGCCGCCCGCTGCCGATCGCGCCGAACGTCGTGGTCATGAAGCCGGGCCTCCTCGGGACGTACGGGATCGACTCCGGAACAGCGTACTCGGCGGCGCCGAGGCCATGATCGCCGTCTTCCGCATCTCCTGACTCTCCCGGGTCACAGATCTGTCAACCATAAATCTCGGCAAACCGTCGAACTGCTCCCCCACGGGCTCGCGTATCTCCCGGAGACCGGACTTCCACCCGGGTCATGAGACTTGTAAGGAGCAACAGCATGCGGAATCCGCTCGGGGGGAGACGACTCAGGTCGTGGCGAGCAGCCGTTTCCTTAGGGGGAAGCATCGCACTTGTCCTGACCGGCTCCTCACTGCCCGCGCAGGCGGGCACGGCGGCGGCGGCGCAGACCATCGTCTGCCCCAGCGTGGCGGACAAGCTCCCCGAAATACCGGCGGGGGCCAGGGCCGAAGTCGACAGGAACCTGGCCCTCCTGGAAACCCAGATCCAGGAGGCCAACAACCGCCTCGCCCGCTCAGCGGGAGAAGGAGGCCCCAACTTCGTCCAGAACGCCATCCTCGGCCCGCTGGCCGGCAAACGCGCCGCCACCCTGGACCGCATCGCGATCGCCATCGGCCGCACCGGTGGCCAGCGTCCCAACGGCCTCGGCAACCTGTCCACCTGCAGACTCACCGGCACTGCCAACGGCGGCAACAACGGCAACGGCGGGAATGAGGGCAACGAGGGCAACGGCGGGAACGGGGGTAATGGCGGCAACGGCTCCTCCCCCTCCCAGGCGCCGAGCCAGGGAACAGGGTCGGGGTCCGGGCAGACCATCGTCTGCCCCAGCGTCGCGGACAAGCTCCCCGAAGTGCCCGCGTCCGCCAGGGCCGAAGTCGACAGAAACCTGGCCCTCCTGGAAACCCAGATCCAGGAGGCCAACAACCGCCTCGCCCGCTCAGCGGGAGAAGGAGGCCCCAACTTCGTCCAGAACGCCATCCTCGGCCCCCTGGCCGGCAAACGCGCCGCCACCATCGACCGCATCGCCATCGCCATCGGCCGCACCGGCCAGCGCCCCACCGGCCTCGGCAACCTCGCCACCTGCACACTCGGCAACGGCGGGAACAACGGAAACGGCGGCAATAACGGCAACGGCGGAAATGGGGGCAACGGAGGCAACGGCGGCAACGGCTCGCCCAGCCCCGAGCCCAGCGGCGGTCAGGGCGACGGGAACGGCAACGGCAACGGTGAGGACCCCGCGAACGGCGTCGGACCGTTCGCCCAGGACTTCGTCGACATCCGGCAGGTTCAGCCGGGCCAGTCCAACCTCGCCGAGTTCGGGGCCGGCCGCAACGGCTCCCGCGGCACCTTCGTCGCCCAATGCGGAAGGAACGAGAACCGCCACAACAACTCGGACAACTTCATCGTCACCCCCGGCGTGAGCGACGGGGCGCACCACCTCCACGACTACGTGGGCAACCTGACGACG
This region includes:
- a CDS encoding carbohydrate ABC transporter permease encodes the protein MAASPLARREARRFHLFALPWSIGFVFFTGGPIVVSLVLSFTRYELLESPRWVGLDNYAQLLRDPDFWMATRNTVYFGAASAAAGVVYSLAAALLLNIKVRGQAIFRTIIYMPSVISGIATALLWIHVLHPDYGLVNYLIGLVGVQGPGWLTDASWAIPGLVIMTTWTTGNAMIIFLAGLQGVPASLYEAAHIDGAGWWSRFRHVTVPMMSPVIFFNLVVGFIGSLQAYQLILFMTDGGPANSTLVLGLYVYRYAFKYFEMGYASTIAWALFFLVIVFTVIQFGLARRWVHYEVK
- a CDS encoding aldehyde dehydrogenase family protein; the protein is MSDRRVTVRKTYKLFIGGAFPRSESGRSYPVTRTEHAARASRKDARDAVVAARKAFPGWSGATAYNRGQILYRVAEMLEGRRAQFADELGGPRKQALEQVDATVDRLVWYAGWSDKIAAVRGTANPVAGPYLNLSSPEPVGVVAVIAPAEPLLGLVTAVAPVIVTGNTCVVVAAERAPLPAITFAEVLATSDLPGGVVNLLTGHQAELAPGLAAHMDVNGLDLTGVAAPELKQACEQAAAENFKRVLTAAEDQGTRRMTAFMETKTVWHPAGI
- the deoC gene encoding deoxyribose-phosphate aldolase → MSVATTSLADVASSEAALRAFLHGLPGVDRVGADQRAAMLGTRSIKTTAKAQAIDLAISMVDLTTLEGADTAGKVRAMCTKAVHPGGGAPRVAAVCVYPDLVEVAVQALAGTGVKVASVATAFPSGRSSLEVKVSDTALAVAAGADEIDMVIDRGAFLSGRYLKVFEEIVAVKAACGPAHLKVILETGELATYDNVRRASWLAMLAGADFIKTSTGKVAPAATLPVTLIMLEAVRDFRDATGRQVGVKPAGGIRTTKDAIKNLVLVHETAGDDWLSPDWFRLGASSLLNDLLMQRQKLATGRYAGPDYFTLD
- a CDS encoding alpha-L-fucosidase, giving the protein MSDSRIDEFRQRRFGLFIHWGLYALAARHEWVKQREHMSDEQYQRYFERFDPDLYDPDAWAEAAQRAGMRYTVLTSKHHDGFCLWDSALTDYCVSGTPYGKDLIGPFVEAFRGRGLGVGFYYSLLDWHHPDFPIDGLHPSYVEGGTFPDRDVTKYADYLHGQVEELLTRYGPIDTLWFDFSYAGRVKQGKPVYGGKGKAEWRSEELVDKIRRIQPDILINNRLELPGDFTTPEQFQPPAPLSTVWEACQTLNGSWGYDRDNKAWKSPGLLIRMLIDSVSKDGNLLLNVGPNGRGEFEPRALDTLREIGDWMRLHGRSIHGAGTSRFQAPEHCRYTQRGDRLYVHVFSWPYRHLHLPGLAGKVRYAQLLNDASEIRMWAPDPKVDNGNVNFFTIPEGTLTLELPVEPPDVAVPVIELFL
- a CDS encoding ABC transporter substrate-binding protein, with translation MDNPLRGLNTAGLNRRQLLSLAAMAAAAVPLTACGSGERTRQAGPASSASGDSAVINPDRPESALFPYAEAEKLFDSLPWPKTDVPEPTSKVTVTVAIIPGQRHEVRHAQFAKFIKKRHPNIEIKVEVTPFDDFRTKYLTGAASGVLPDIMYSQFQWGQSFIKNNLYLPLDDYIAATPEFNRADFSKAALSYWERDGKLYALGTDSAPKLLFYNKEIFEKAGAKVPDASWTWDKLMEAARGLVSGTGAQKVFGFTPVPKPTSDLTATFLLAHGGRYLTADETRCVIQEPASRDILKRWIDLLIKDKAMPDLAETQATAKVEPFTLGRGALYVGGAWNIVTLLTLPAEQQFEWSLTHVPSGPEGRFTPVLGSAFGITSRTRNPEAAWIVLNSLRSYAGHRFFLDTPPSRLSAFEENLQDLKLDKEVIDTTKDSLHKYGTSDGVLRLPATPKLEDLTKPIWERVMSGSLSVDEGLKQVAERVTPMLAENV
- a CDS encoding LacI family DNA-binding transcriptional regulator; this encodes MVTIHDVAARAGVSPATVSRFLRGQRVRSYEAIQAAIDELGYWPSAAAQSLKSGRTNTIGVVVPDITNPYFAAVVKGMESVTRTEPYRILLANSDESSEQEDDVLADLVRRVDGIILAPATEQDQTPLHVRDADVPLVFVDRDLAGGERFDAVLVDNEGGGKQAAEHLLALGHTKVAAISGTLDTTPGRLRREGFVGTLAQAGVEVPPEYDLVGDFKEHSGYQLTLSLLSLPEPPTAIFAANNLMTLGVLKALHDMRIDIPGQISLIGFDDLDTGPLLKPPLTVIDRPMVEQGVLAMRLLLRRLDPDETGGNASRVVLDTKLIERASTAPPGGWPAPSRTRKTRSR
- a CDS encoding aldehyde dehydrogenase family protein; translation: MAIFEYAPAPESRDLVDIKASYGLFIDGEFVDGAGAPFKTVNPATEETLAEVATASADDVDRAVRAARKAFGGWSALPGAERAKYLFRIARIIQERARELAVLESLDNGKPIRESRDVDVPLVAAHFFYYAGWADKLEYAGFGTKPLGVAGQVIPWNFPLLMLAWKIAPALACGNTVVLKPAETTPLSALWFADICRQAELPPGVVNIVTGAGETGAAVVGHPEVDKVAFTGSTEVGRIIARAVAGTGKKLTLELGGKAANIVFEDAAIDQAVEGIVNGIFFNQGHVCCAGSRLLVQESVQEELLASLKRRLATLRVGDPLDKNTDVGAINSAEQLAKIRELSAVGESEGAERWSPACELPERGFWFPPTIFTGVAQSHTIARDEIFGPVLSVLTFRTPAEAVEKANNTPYGLSAGIWTEKGSRILWMADKLRAGVVWANTFNKFDPASPFGGYKESGYGREGGLHGLEAYLDV
- a CDS encoding ribokinase; its protein translation is MEPTGVLVVGSITADVTAFSRRLPRRGETVLGDDFTLVLGGKGANQAVAAAHSGAPTWMAACVGQDPFRDIVLSGLETHGVTLTEVRTVEGRTGVAHIRVDASGENDIVITALANASLDEAMVTESIERVRDRVGVLLLQLEIRTEVACHAAREGAAAGLTVVLDPAPAQELPEDVWPYLDIVTPNESEATVLTGVQVTDLESAERAAAWFLERGVRHAIITLGAGGALSVTKERTRHFPAYAVTPVDTTAAGDAFTGFFGGALAAGLDVDTAIQYGMAAGALATTKAGASPSLPGRDEVEPLVNTSMEGATR